Proteins encoded by one window of Cyprinus carpio isolate SPL01 chromosome B6, ASM1834038v1, whole genome shotgun sequence:
- the LOC109080559 gene encoding immunoglobulin superfamily member 8-like, with protein MASRWIPFVALLWEFQCCVCREVTLPAGPLYRVAGFSLSLPCAVSGYEGPRTQDFEWYLYREDAGGRQIGVVSTRDAGFPYAPFQSRVQAGEVRVERDSGDKARLIIQRLRPDDQGRYECYTPSTDTRFLGNYSSSVVVKVIPDTLLITHSRILSGQPVIEGTELQLTCAASVQSDQHTHVSVTFGVRTSRGAESLGHNLREIIGFDRELRVTPGRSGAYGRRYRDGEIAVEKRRGDGGRDLYVLKMSALAPEDSGSYFCEAAQWIRDPDGKWERLAQRTMELGNLTVQPLAETLSVRTVPDGDVSLRPGAPLRLRCQVLGVGVWKRSALLVQWMRRGPAGGVEVEVVRVDPDGVVAWGDDVSRAGGGSMEKEADGSFSLHLFSVHPADAGLYCCAVSVYAGRRTPAPESPATITQRSEWVTVSLKTEEVRVSASIDLPRRPLLKRGSTVTLLCNVSVEATGASRVEVQWLQTPEEPARKDPALSEDSGRLLLATLSYDGLTRIYSNGSDLSVDRVSAGCFRLRIFSAAEEDQGHYQCRAQVWAQDPRGGWYSSGAEAQSVTVHLYLYARVTDLLLLPLVIGVSSALFVGILIIATVTCCFMSRLARQRSRIRK; from the exons ATGGCATCGCGGTGGATCCCGTTCGTCGCTTTACTGTGGG agTTCCAGTGCTGCGTGTGCCGTGAGGTCACTCTTCCCGCCGGGCCGCTGTACCGGGTCGCAGGCTTCTCGCTGTCACTTCCCTGCGCCGTTTCGGGATACGAAGGCCCGCGGACGCAGGATTTCGAGTGGTACCTGTACCGGGAGGATGCTGGGGGTCGGCAGATCGGTGTGGTGTCCACACGCGACGCGGGCTTTCCGTACGCACCGTTCCAGAGTCGTGTGCAGGCCGGTGAGGTTCGAGTCGAGAGGGATTCGGGCGACAAAGCCAGACTGATCATCCAGAGGCTGCGTCCAGACGATCAGGGCCGTTACGAGTGTTACACGCCCAGCACTGACACCCGCTTCCTAGGGAACTACAGCTCATCAGTGGTGGTCAAAG TGATTCCCGACACGCTGCTCATAACACACTCTCGCATTCTGAGCGGCCAGCCGGTTATCGAAGGCACAGAGCTTCAGCTGACGTGCGCCGCGTCTGTCCAATCAGATCAGCACACTCACGTGTCCGTCACGTTCGGCGTGCGCACCAGCAGGGGGGCGGAGTCTCTGGGGCACAACCTGAGAGAGATCATCGGCTTCGACCGCGAGCTGCGTGTGACGCCGGGCCGCAGCGGCGCCTACGGGAGGAGATACAGGGACGGAGAGATCGCTGTGGAGAAGCGCAGAGGAGACGGAGGCCGGGATCTGTACGTGCTGAAGATGAGCGCTCTGGCACCCGAGGATTCTGGGTCGTATTTCTGCGAGGCTGCGCAGTGGATCAGAGATCCGGATGGCAAATGGGAACGCCTCGCACAGAGGACCATGGAGCTCGGGAATCTCACCGTTCAACCGCTTG CGGAGACACTGAGTGTGCGCACCGTCCCGGACGGAGACGTCTCTCTGCGGCCCGGCGCTCCGCTCCGCCTCCGCTGTCAGGTgttgggtgtgggtgtgtggaaGCGCTCGGCGCTGCTGGTGCAGTGGATGCGGCGCGGGCCGGCGGGGGGCGTGGAGGTGGAGGTGGTGCGTGTGGATCCTGACGGTGTTGTGGCGTGGGGTGATGATGTCAGCAGGGCTGGAGGAGGCAGCATGGAGAAGGAGGCGGACGGGAGCTTCTCTCTGCACCTGTTCTCCGTTCACCCCGCTGACGCCGGACTCTACTGCTGCGCCGTGAGCGTCTACGCCGGGAGGAGAACACCAGCGCCGGAGAGCCCAGCCACGATCACACAGAGATCAGAGTGGGTCACTGTCAGCCTGAAGACTGAAG AGGTGCGTGTATCTGCTAGCATTGATTTGCCGCGTCGTCCGCTCCTGAAGCGCGGCAGCACCGTCACCCTGCTCTGTAACGTCTCTGTGGAAGCCACCGGTGCGTCACGCGTGGAGGTGCAGTGGCTTCAGACGCCGGAGGAGCCGGCGAGGAAAGACCCCGCGCTTTCTGAGGACAGCGGACGCCTCCTCCTGGCGACTCTGAGCTACGACGGCCTGACGCGCATCTACAGCAACGGCAGCGATCTGAGCGTGGACCGCGTGTCCGCCGGCTGCTTCAGGCTGAGGATCTTCTCGGCCGCGGAGGAGGATCAGGGACACTATCAGTGCCGAGCCCAGGTGTGGGCGCAGGATCCGCGCGGAGGGTGGTACAGCAGCGGCGCTGAAGCCCAGTCTGTGACCGTACACCTGTACCTGTACGCACGAG TCACTGATCTGCTGCTCTTACCTCTCGTCATCGGCGTGTCGTCGGCGCTGTTTGTGGGGATACTGATTATCGCCACCGTGACGTGCTGCTTCATGAGCAGACTGGCTAGACAGCGCTCACGCATACGGAAGTAG